The genomic region TAAAGCACAAGAGTTATTTTTCCTCATTGATTTTTTCAAGTTCTTTTTCAACGGTAGCAATTACATTCTCACAAGTGATGCCAAAATGTGCATAAAGTGAATCTATCGTCCCACTCGCACCAAAACCATCCATACCAATAAAGATACCATCACAGCCAATAAAACGCTCCCACCCTTGTCGAACGGCAGCTTCAATTGCAATTTTAATGGGTGCCTCGCCAATAAGAGCACGTTGATAGGAAAGAGATTGCTGTGCAAAAAGTTCAAAACAAGGCACAGAAACCACACGGGTTGGGATGCCCTTCTCTTCTAAAAGCGCATGTGCCTGTACCGCAATTTGCAATTCTGAACCGGAAGCAAACAGAGTCACCTGCACATCATCACTGGCTGTTAGTAATTCATAAGCGCCAAGCATACAAAGATTTTCTTCTTCATATTCTTGTCGCAAAAGTGGTAAATTTTGTCGGCTCAAAGCCAAAGTAGAAGGTGTCCCGCGTGCTTTCAAAGCCAATTGCCAACACTCAACTGTCTCCATAGCATCAGCAGGGCGAAAAACAAGATGATTGGGCATTGCACGCAAAGAAGCCAAATGCTCCACGGGTTGATGCGTTGGTCCATCCTCACCAAGACCAATGGAATCATGAGTCATAACATAAATCACCCGCAACCCCATAAGAGAAGAGAGACGCATGGCAGGACGCATATAGTCAGAAAAGCACAAAAAAGTTCCCCCATAAGGAATAAAACCACCATGAAGGGCCAGACCATTCATCACAGCTCCCATGGCATGTTCGCGAATTCCATAATGCAGATAGCGCCCGGAAAAATCTTCAGCAGAGATAGCTTTCATCTGGCTGCTTTTCGTGTTATTAGAGCCAGTCAAATCAGCAGAACCACCTATGGTTTCAACAACGATCTCATTGATAACCTCAAGCGCCATTTCCGAAGCTTTACGGGTAGCAACCATAGGGCGCTCTTCGATGAGTTTCTGCTTATAGACATCGATAGCGCCATCAAATCCACCCAAGAGATCGCCCCGCATTAATCTTTCAAACTCCACGCGTTCTGATACGGGAAGAGCAGCCAATTTTTCTTCCCACTTTTGGCGTTTTTTAGCAGCATTAAGACCAGCTAAACGCCAATTATCCAGAATCTCGGCAGGAATAACAAAAGGCTCCGCATCCCACCCCAAAGCAATACGAGTTTCAGTAATTTCCCGTGCTCCTAAAGGGGCACCATGAACTTTATTGCTTCCTGCTTTATTTGGTGCACCAAAGCCAATGGTTGTTTTACAAGCGATTAAAGTTGGTTTATCAGAATTTTGTGCCTCTTCAATAGCACGTATAATTGCTGTTTGATTATGTCCATCGACTTTTTGTGTATTCCAACCAGACGCCTTAAAACGCGCCATCTGATCTGTACTATCAGCAAGAGAAATCTCTCCATCGATAGAAATATTATTATCGTCCCACAACACAATAAGCCTATTGAGTTTCAAATGACCCGCCAAAGAAAGTGCTTCTTGAGAAATCCCTTCCATAAGACAGCCATCGCCAACCAACGCATAAGTATAATGGTTAATAAGATCGCCAAAACGGGCATTCTGTAGGCGCTCAGCAATTGCCATTCCCACGGCATTTGCCAGACCTTGCCCAAGTGGCCCAGTAGTTGTTTCAATACCAACAATGTGCCCATATTCTGGATGTCCAGCAAGCTTTGATCCTAATTGGCGGAAATTTTTGAGATCCTCAAGAGAGATATCTTCATAACCGGAAAGATAGAGTAAAGCGTAGAGCAACATCGACCCATGTCCAGCCGATAATACAAAACGATCACGATCTGGCCAATGAGGATTTTTCGGATCATGAGCAAGGAACTTTGTATAAAGAACGGTAGCAATATCGGCAGCGCCCATTGGCAAGCCCGGATGACCAGAATTCGCTTTTTCAATCGCATCAATGGCAAGAAAACGAATAGCATTAGCCATCTGATTCTGTTGTTCAGTATTTGTCATAAATGATAGACCATTTCGTTAAACGGGTTATTTTATTGCTTTGTGCATATCTCTTATTAGAGAAAGACTTTTTCATCCTCAGGGCAAAATTTTTCATCACGTAAGTAATTAATACATTCCCCTCACACAATCCTTATTTACACATAATCATTTATGCCAATACTCTCAAAAAATCCAGCTTTTAATTAACATGTATTTTCTGCCTTGCTTGCTAAAATATTCTACATACCTAAAAATAAAATTCACGCAAGAAAAGAAAAGGATTGATTCGTTTTTGTATAAAAAACTGTTATAAAGATATAATCATCCAAAGGAAAAAAATGTCATGAATCAAGAAACTACGGTTTTCCCACACGCTTTAGAGCAATTGGAAAAAGCATTAAGAACCTTAGAAATCACTATTATAAACCGCAATGCTGTTATTGATAAAAACAACGAATGGGAAGAAGAAATACAACGTATGAATGCTGATCGTAGCCACCTTGCCCAAGCACTTGACAAAGCAGAAGCCCGAGTTGAGCGGCTGGAGGCTGTCAACAAAGAAGTCTCCAAACGTTTGATTAAAGCGATGGAAACGATTCGTGTTGTCATTGATAGATAGAAGGTTTGGATATATGGAAACTGTTTCTGTCACCATTGATGGTAAAGTTTATCGCATGGCTTGCAATAAAGGGCAAGAGGAGCATCTTATTGAACTTGCAGGACGACTAGATCAATATATCACACATTTGAAGAAAAATTTCGGTGAAATTGGCGACCATCGTTTATCGGTCATGGCCGGCATTATGATTATCGATGAAATGGAAGAAATACAACAAGAAAATAAAAAGCTACAAGAAGATTATCAGGCTCTTTTGCGGCTACACCATGAAAGAGAGCGTACTATGGGCAAAATTGTACGAAACACCACAGAACGCATTGAAAAACTCACCAATCAATTGCTTCAAGACAACCAAACCAGCTTTGATATTCAAGAACCAGAAAATTCATAAAAGCACATCAATCCTGATCTTGACCAGCAATACAAATCTCAAAGAAAAACGGCATACCAACAAAATAGCAACAGCCTCATGCGTATTGCAAAAGCGGTAAATGAAGAAAAATATTCTCCCCTTAAAAAAGCAGTATTTATATTTTCTATAAACTCCTGCTCTCCGATCAAAAAGCCCTTTCATAAATAAGATCAGACAAAATCCATCTTCGCCCCTATTTTACACTCAATGAACGGCCCTGCCTCACCTTCCTTTTTACCTGCTGCCAATTTTTCTTCCCACACAAGGTACAGCCCTAAACCAAAGCCAAGCGCTATGTTGTTTACACGATAGCTGATAAAGCAATAATATCTGTTCGGGATCTCCCGTAAAATACACATACCCCGAATACCTAAAGCAGTGTACAACGATAGCAGCTAGCAACTGCTCCAATATTCTGTCGCACAAGTGAGAAAAATAGCATCAGTTCCCGTTAACTCTAGAAAAAGATTACCCTCATCTAAACAACATAAATTTGATGTTATCCGATGTAGGGAACAATAAGACCTCTCATCAACACACCTTCTTCAAAACAAAGAACAGAAGCAGATTCAGCAGACAACACCACAGCATCACAACAGCAGCACTGAACGCATAAATAATTGTATGAGCATCAAAAACCCATGCCTATCTCAAACGACAAACAAACACAATGTCATAGTCAAAACATAAAAAACACCATACTGAAACGTTTCTGTTAAAGCCCCTTTGTTCCATCTTGAGAAACCGTAGCAATACGCAAGAGATTTGTCGCACCAGGCGTGCCAAGAGGCACACCTGCTGTTACAAGAAATTGATCTCCTGCTTGGCAAAAACCTTCTCGAAAAGTAATTGCTGCCGCACGATCAACCATATCCTCCAAATCGCGTGCATCATCGGTTACCACACAATGCAGCCCCCAAACCAAAGCCAAGCGCCGTGCTGTCTGCACAATAGGTGATAAGGCAATAATGGGTCTGTTTGGGCGCTCGCGTGAGGCACGCACACCCGTGGTTCCTGAAGCAGTGTAAGCAACGATAGCTGCTAATGCAAGTGTTTCAGCAATCTGTCGTGCCGCCAAAGAAATGGCATCCGTTCCCGTTGACTGAGGTGCAGGATGCGCAGCTCCAACCTGAGCCGCATAGGTGCGATCTTGTTCGATATACCGAGCAATGCGATCCATCATCAATACAGCCTCTTCAGGATAAAGACCAGAAGCGGATTCAGCAGACAACATCACAGCATCACTGCCCGCATACACCGCTGTAGCAACATCAGAAACTTCTGCGCGTGTTGGAACAGAAGAAGTAATCATAGATTCGAGCATTTGTGTTGCTACCACCACTGGTTTCCCGGCTAAACGACAGGCCTTGATCAATTCTATCTGAAGTGCAGGAATCTTTTCCAAGGGCATTTCCACACCAAGATCTCCCCGTGCAATCATAATAGCATCAGAGACATCAATAATCTTTTCTATGTGCTCTAAAGCTTGAGGCTTTTCGATTTTAGCCATCAACAACACTTTATTTTTCGTCAATTGGCGCACCGCGACAATATCTTCTGGACATTGAATAAAAGAAAGTGCCACCCAATCCACAGGTTGTTGCAAAACAGCCTGAAGATCAATCTTATCCTTTTGTGTCATCGAACCAAAAGGCAAAATGGTATCGGGAAAACTCACACCTTTTCGATCAGAAATATGGGTTCCAGCAACCACACGGCACTCAACCAAATGGCCATCACACAGCTGTGCACGTAGTTCCAACTTTCCATCATCGATCAACAGCCGATCTCCTGGTTTCACAGCCGCTAACACATCCTTATGGGGAAAATAAACCCGCTGAGCATCACCTGGCACATCACGATCATCCAAGGTAAAGCTTTGACCAATATGCAAATCCTCTTGCCCTTTAGCAAAATGCCCAATACGCAATTTTGGTCCTTGTAAATCCACCAAGATACCGATGGGGCGTTGAACGATTTTTTCAACCTCCCGTATATGCGCGATCACATCCCTCATTGTTTCACAGTCGGTATGGCTCATATTCAAACGAAAAACATCTGCCCCTGCTCTAAACAGCTTTTCAATCATCTCAAGGGAAAAAGAAGAAGGACCAAGAGTAGCAATAATTTTTACTTTACGGGCACGCTTCAAGGTTGCATCCTTCCTGAAAGAGTAGGAGTATTGACAACCGAATCATCCAACAAAGACTCCTCGGTTAACTGCACCATCCAGCTGCTTTGATTACCGGTATCAATTTCCTTAAACTCAGCCTTTTGATAACCTCGAGGAAAACAATCATGAACCCCTTGAATAATAAATTGGCTATCTTGTACACACATGGTTACAGAACCCGACCAATTACTTTTTTTCTGTGCAGCTTCTGCATAAAAATAATAAAACCGTGAAAAAAGCGGTCCTTCAATTAAAGTCTTACACCCTGTCTCTGGGACCACCCACCATCCTTCACTCACCCAGCCTGAAAGCGTGCGATAGCCAAGGGCAACACCAACGGACTGTTGGGTGCTATTACAAACTCTAAAATCAGCTTTCGCCAAAACAGCAAATGAGCACGACAGCAAAATGCTCACGAAAAAAACCTTCAGTTTCTTCTTTCCTTCCCATTTTTGTTTTTTAACAACCACAAGACCTCCTTTATCATGCAAGTGATTAAAACAAAGCACACAGCCCTTTTCTTTTTTAAAAACCTTTCAATTTATAGAGGTATTTTTTATCCTTTTTTACTTCTAGTGTCTTTTTATCAATGCATATATTTCAAAATTTTACAAAATATTTAAAGTCAATTTGTAAAAAAACAGTACAGCTTGATTGACCGGGTGTTTTTCAAGCTTTTCCAACAAAAATTTATCACTGAAAAAAACAACTTGTATATAAAGTCCGGAGAAAAATGCAATGAACACAGTAACTGATGAAACACATGCTATATCGGTAAACCAATTGCGTGCTTTTATCGAACGTATTGAACGATTAGAAGAAGAGAAAAAAACCATTTCTGAGGATATTAAAGAAGTCTATGCCGAACTTAAGAGCTCTGGTTTTGATGGTAAAGCTGTTCGGAGCATTATACGGTTACGCAAAAAAGAAGAACATAAACGCATGGAAGAAGAAGCCATCATCCAGCTTTATAAAGAAGCACTTGGTATGAGTTAGCAGATAAATTTTTGCTAAAGATGAGCAATGCATATCATTTGTGACAAAAATAGAGGCAACATGTTGCATTAAGGGCGAATATGCCTCCATGCAAAATAAAGCGCATAGAATGCCCTCATGTTGCCAATTTAGGCACTTGATTTTAAAATACTTATCTTGAAAGAAAGACCCTCAACAAATCTTAACTCATTTCATGCCAGCACTCGTAAATAGCGCCTAAATGATCTCATGAGTCCTTCTGAACAATTTTTAAATAGTCTCATGAATGCTATAATGATCTTTACGTTTAATCAAAATGCTCTCCCATTATGTATAACTTTCCCCCTCATTCTATACCTGTAGGCAAAAGCTGCTGCCTTTATTCAAAGTTCCTTGTTAATTTCTCCACCTTTTGAAATAAATTTTCCTAAACAAAAAAAGCATGTAAAAAAACATGAAAGAGATGAGGAAAATATATTTCTATGGGGAAGAAAACTATGGGAATTACAACAAAACGCACAATTTCTACCTTGATTTGTTTAGAAGATGCAGCGGAACTCTCTTCCTATTACCTGCGCAATGCGAACTATTTACGTCCCTTTGAACCAATAAAATCTGATGATTACAACGCTCTAACAGCTTGGAAAATACGAGCAAATGCATTCGCTTGTGAGAATATTCAAGAACGAGCATATCGATATGCCGTACGATTGAAAAATGAGAGCAGAATCATCGCCGTGGTAAATTTTACAAATGTGGTTCGTGGTGTTTTTCAAGCCTGTCATCTTGGTTTTTCTCTTGATGAACAACAACAAGGTAAAGGCCTCATGTTCGAGATTTTATCTGCTCTCATACACCATATCTTTGATGTTTACCACTTGCATAGAGTAATGGCCAATTATATGCCAGAGAATATCAAAAGCGGAAATTTATTGAAACGTCTTAATTTTGAAAAAGAAGGATACGCCAGAGATTATCTGATGATTGCCGGAAAATGGAGAGATCACATTCTCACTTCTCGAATTCATGATCCTTATAACCCAAAAAAAACAGCATAAAATATCATAAGGATTTTTACCTGTTGCGGTAATATTACCACCTCTTTGTGAAGACATTTTCTACACAATCTTCTATATCCCCGATGCATTCACTCTCTTTATACAACAATGCAAATTTGAATCATTGTTTTGTGCGCAGAGCTCTTTTTTCTCTCCAGTGCCACACATATATCTTATAAAAAATACAAAGAGAGAACGAGGGTAAAATATGACTCAAAATCTATAACAACATTCTTGCAAGAAATTAACGCTAAAGCGTTTTTATGATTGCATACACTCTATATCTTCACGCAACAATTCAAGTTCTAACCATTCTTCTTCTTTGCTCATACAATTCTTTTTCTTCTCTTCTAGCATTATTGATAAACGCTCAAAATGCTCTCTATCGTTGCAATAGAGTGCAGGATCAGAGAGTTCTTGTTCAATTTTTTTGATTTCATCCTGCAAAGCAGCGATTTGTTCAGGCAATTTTTCCAACGCATAAACCTGCTTATAAGAAAGTTTGCGCGGCTTGTTTTTCTCCTGCCGCTCCATAGAGCCATGATTTGTTGACGCGTTGGGATTTTCATTTTCCGATACACGAGAATTTGTAGGCACTTGACGCTGTGATAATGCCTTCCCTTTGTGCCTCAACAATGCAGCTTGTTTGTTTTGTGCAATCATATCACTATAACCGCCAGCATATAAAACCCAATGGCCATCGCCTTGGGGCGCCAACATATGGGTCACAGTGCGATCTAAAAAGTCTCTGTCATGGCTCACCAACAACACTGTTCCAGCAAAATCGGCAATAAATTCCTGTAACAAATCCAATGTTTCCATATCCAAATCATTGGTCGGTTCATCAAGAATCAAAAAATTTGCCGGACGCGAAAGCAATCGGGCAAGCATGAGTCGCGCTCTTTCTCCACCTGAGAACTCTTTGAGTGGTGTTCGTGCTTGTTCTGGTAAAAATAAAAAATCTTTCATATAAGAAACCACATGGCGCTCTTGCCCATTGATAACGAGAGTATCACCCCGCCCCCCTGTGAGATAATGCGCTAAAGTTTCTTCTTCATTTAAAATACGTTGTTGATCAAGCAAAGCCATGGAAAGGTTATATCCATGCCTTACCGTTCCACTATCCACCGCTTCTTGCCCAATTAAAGTGGAAAGCAGTGTTGTTTTTCCAATACCATTAGGCCCCACCAAACCAATTCGATCACCACGTTGAATCCGCAAAGAGAAATCTTTTACAACAACGTGATCACCATAAGATTTTGAAATTCGTTTTGCTTCAAGCACCAATTGACCGGAATTATGGCTTTTAGCAGCTGTCAAAAGTGCATTTCCCGGTTGCCCTGTATAGGTTTGATGCTGCTGTCTCAATTCTTTTAACGCCCCCAAACGGCGCACATTACGTTTACGCCGTGCACTTACCCCATAGCGCAACCATTGTTCTTCGCGGGCAATCTGTCGCCCTAATTTATGTTGCTCGAGAGCTTCTTCTTGCAACACCTTATCACGCCAATTTTCAAACTCCGAAAAACGCTTCTCCAGTCTTTTTGTAACACCTCGATCAAGCCATAGCGTTGAATGGGTAACATTTTCCAAAAATCGCCGATCATGCGAAATCACCACAATCGCTGAACGTAACGAGCATAACACACCTTCCAACCATTCAATGGTTGGCAAATCAAGATGATTTGTTGGTTCATCGAGCAGAAGAATATCGGGTTTTGCAGCAATGGCGCGCAACAGAGAAAGGCGGCGCCTTTCTCCCCCAGAAAGCGTGGTTAATTTTTCAGTTCCCACAAAGCCCAAGTTGGTACGAAGTTTGTGTATCCACGCCACATCAGGGTTATTATCCAGCCCTGCTTCCATATAAGCGTTAATATCTTCAAAACCTGCACAATCAGGATTCTGCGCAACATAACGCAGCGTGGCATGGGGGTGGCGAAAAATTTCGCCCCCACTCGGCTCACGCATTCCTGCAGCAATTTTTAACAGCGTTGATTTTCCACAACCATTACGGCCTACCAAAGCGATACGCGCTCCCTGCTCAACCGACAAGCAAGCTTGGTTGAGCAAAGGCGTTGTTCCAAAGGTTAGGAAAACGCGGTCAAGCCGCAAGAGCGGCACCGCCATTAACGAACGTGGCGCGGACAAGGCGCTTGATACATCGCACCTCTTCCATCACGGTAAGTACACAATTGCGGCGTGTGAACTTTTTGCGAACAAGGAGCTTTATAATAGCGCCCTTTATGCCCACGATAAGTGCACATTGGTGTTGACTGGTGAATAATGATTTGTCTTTCTTGTCTTTGCTGATTTACAGCAGCTCCTGTTACTGTTCCTGTCAAAGCACCCAATGCTGCACCGGTGAGTGCTGCTCCAGGAGTACCTCCTGTAAGCGCTGTTCCTGCCAAAGCACCTATTGCTGCTCCTCCCACGCCATAACGTGCAACGCGCTGATCATTTGTGGTACAAGCCACGGTGCTTAAACCAATGGCTGAAACAACTGCCACTTTCAAAAATGATTTTAACATATAAAACCTCTCTTTATCAATACATAGATATATCATTCATGCCAGCACTTCATTACTATGTCCCCTCCTACCTTATTCAAATATACCGGAAGAGTTTTATAGAATAGGTACAGACACCAACAATATAGCTTTTCCAGAACCTAAATAGCAAGAAAAGGTTCCACAAATACGGTTAGAAAGTGTCAAAGAAGAACCAAAAGGCACATTTTTATCACAAATCGGCCATTTAACTCCTGAAAGTGTTAATCCTTGTAAATCAGAAAAACCGATAACACTAAACAAACACCCATCGGGTAAATCATAGGATACAATTTTTGGCAAAACCGGCCATCCTTCCTCAAAACCACTTGTCAACAACACTGTAATGCCTTTGTCGGCCATCGCCAATGCCAGTGTCATATGAGAAAGACTATGATCACTTCTTTCTCCTCCAAAAGCACCACACAAAATAAGTTTTTTGGCGCCCTTTTGCAGAGCTCTTTCACATGCCAAAGCACTATCGGTCATATCTTTATCAGAAGGAAAAACCTCACGCGCAACATGACGATATTGGCTTATCAATGTTTGATTCGATGAATCAAAATCTCCCAGCCACAACTCCGGCATCACATGAAGTGCAGCTGCATGACGCATTCCACCATCGGCAGCAATCACCCGACTATTATGAATTTGAGTGAGCAAACGATCAGTGATACAAACATCTCCATTTAACAATATTGTAAATGTTGTCATGCTATGCCCTGCTTTCCGTAATGTTTCCCAAACATTTTTTTATAAACAAGTATTTTTTCATAAAAAAGAGCCATTTCTTGTAAACAAGAACCATGCTATAGTTGAAAGCACCCCACTCGAGGAAACTCAAAAGAATCCTTGTCAAAAAATTTCTTCTTACTTGTAAAAAACACGTACAAAAATACAAATGAAATTTGCCAAAATACAGCTCAAAAACAAAGTATATAAAAATCGTCGACTCCCAATTTTTCAACGAAACTTTTGTTTCTGCAGCAAAATTTATAGAGCATCTCTCATAAGCCTCACTCTTCTCCTTTCTGCTTGTCATACGCATCTTCCCCAAAATGATATGCTTTCTTCTGATTCTTCTGGAACAATCAGACGTGCCAGCAAAGACAATATCTATGTCACATTAAGCGCTCTACAACACCCGCATATTTTGCAAAAATATGGAGGTGCCTATCATAATGCAAAACTTGAACGCCTCCTGGCAAAGATTGTACAAAAACTGGCTGCTACCCTTTCACAAAAAGATCCTCGGCAACATTACTCTGTCACAATCTTAAACTCAGAGAATGTCAATGCATTTGCCCTCCCCAATGGTTCTATTTACATCACCCGTGGCATGCTTGCATTAGCCAATGATTGTTCAGAAGTTGCGGCAATTTTGGCTCATGAAATAGCACATATTACTGCCAATCACGGCATTTTGCGCCTGCAAAAGCAAGCTGAATTAAAAAATACAAAACACATGCCATCACGCCTTCTCACCCATGAGGGAAACAAACTTTACAATCCCATAAAAGAGCAGCAACAATTAGCACAATTTTCACGCAATCAGGAACTTCAAGCCGATTCCATTGCCCTAGAGATGCTCAAGCAAGCAGGATATGATCCGTTTGCCTCTCCACATTTTCTCCAATCAATGGAAGCCTATAGCATTTTTCGTCATCTCTCGGGCACAACAAATACCTCCTTAGACTTTCTAGCAAATCATCCAACCACTCCACAACGGATTCACCTTGCGAGAAAAAAAGCACGTAAAATCAGTGTAGGACACAGAGAAAAAACAGATCGTGATTCTTTTCTAAAAAGCATCGATGGCATGATCTTTGGTGGGAGTCCCCAAACAGGTTTCGTACGAGAAAATCGCTTTATCCACCCGCAATTGCGTGTAAGTTTTTCCGTTCCCCACAATTTCACAATAGAAAATTCAGCGTACACAGTTTGGGCAAGTGGACCAGAAAAAATTGCCATTCGTTTTGATTCTCTACCACGATCTTTTGAAAGGTCTGCCAATAATTATTTGAAAAGTGGTTGGATTGCAGGATTAGACGAATCATCTATCCAACCCATCACCCTGCAAGGGCTATCTGGAGCACGTGCTCGAGCAGCCAATGAACAATGGCAATTTGATGTTATTGCCATTTTACTCAACAACCATATTTTCCGTTTTTTGATTGCAGCACCACATGATTCTAAAAATTTTGCAGCAATTGCTGCACAAACAGTCCAAAGTTTTCACACCCTTTCATTCTCACAGTTAAAAAAGCTGAAACCCTTGAAAATCCGTGTGGTGCAGGTTAAACGGGGAGAAAGCGTTGCAAGCCTTGCCAAGCAAATGCAAAACACCGCACATAAAGAAAAACTCTTTCGCATTCTCAACGCTCTCTCCCCCACGCAAACCCTACGCGCAGGAACAAACGTCAAAATCATCACAGAATAAACGGTACAAAAGCGAGTTTTTCATCATTTTTACCCTTTTGATTCTTTCCTACCCTCTACTCTCTGAAGCATTTTTCACCCCAATCTTAATCAAGCGCCAATAACACCCCCATACACCTCATATCCCCTGCCCCCTTTAACGCTTATATCTCATAAGCATCTGCCGAATGAACGGTAAGGAGAGCAGAACGAAGTTTTTGTAAAGCGCGTGCTTCAATTTGGCGCACACGTTCCTTCGAGATTCCCAATTTTTCACCCAAAACTTCGAGTGTCGCTCCCTCTTCATTCAAGCGACGAAAACGAATAATTTCAAGCTCTCGTTCATTGAGAATTTGCAAAGCATCATAAAGCCATTGTGTACGCCGTTGTCCATCAATTGTTTGCTCAATTAAAGCATCAGGAAGAGGATTTTCATCTACCAGGACATCCATTTTAGCAACAGGATTATCACTGTTTTCAGAAACAGACACACTTAAAGAATTATCAGAACTGGAAAAACGAAAATCCATCGTTTCCACATCACGCACAGACACACCAAGCTTCTCAGCGATTGTGCGAAAAATATCTTGTTTTGAAAGAGCACTATCATCTTGCACCAATTTTGCTCGCAAGCGGCGAAGATTAAAGAAAAGAGCTTTTTGCGAAGAACTGGTTCCCCCTCGAACTATAGACCAATTTCGTAAAATATAATCTTGAATAGAAGCGCGTATCCACCATGTTGCATAGGTTGAAAAACGTACCTCGCGATCAGGTTCAAAACGCGCAGCAGCTTCCAAAAGCCCCACATAACCTTCTTGTACCAGATCCCCCAATGGCATTTTGAAACGTTTAAAACGGTTCGCAATCGCAATGACCAAACGCATATGTGCCGCTGCAATTTGGTGCATAGCCTCATCATCGCGTTTATCTTTCCACCGCAAAGCCAAATCATGCTCTTTTTGTCGTTCAAGATAAGGTGCTTGCATAGCAGAACGTATCATATCACGTCCTAAGCTTTTATCCGCGTCGCCATAATTTTTGCTGCCTTTGTAAACAGCA from Bartonella birtlesii IBS 325 harbors:
- a CDS encoding ABC-F family ATP-binding cassette domain-containing protein, translated to MAVPLLRLDRVFLTFGTTPLLNQACLSVEQGARIALVGRNGCGKSTLLKIAAGMREPSGGEIFRHPHATLRYVAQNPDCAGFEDINAYMEAGLDNNPDVAWIHKLRTNLGFVGTEKLTTLSGGERRRLSLLRAIAAKPDILLLDEPTNHLDLPTIEWLEGVLCSLRSAIVVISHDRRFLENVTHSTLWLDRGVTKRLEKRFSEFENWRDKVLQEEALEQHKLGRQIAREEQWLRYGVSARRKRNVRRLGALKELRQQHQTYTGQPGNALLTAAKSHNSGQLVLEAKRISKSYGDHVVVKDFSLRIQRGDRIGLVGPNGIGKTTLLSTLIGQEAVDSGTVRHGYNLSMALLDQQRILNEEETLAHYLTGGRGDTLVINGQERHVVSYMKDFLFLPEQARTPLKEFSGGERARLMLARLLSRPANFLILDEPTNDLDMETLDLLQEFIADFAGTVLLVSHDRDFLDRTVTHMLAPQGDGHWVLYAGGYSDMIAQNKQAALLRHKGKALSQRQVPTNSRVSENENPNASTNHGSMERQEKNKPRKLSYKQVYALEKLPEQIAALQDEIKKIEQELSDPALYCNDREHFERLSIMLEEKKKNCMSKEEEWLELELLREDIECMQS
- a CDS encoding thiamine diphosphokinase, with protein sequence MTTFTILLNGDVCITDRLLTQIHNSRVIAADGGMRHAAALHVMPELWLGDFDSSNQTLISQYRHVAREVFPSDKDMTDSALACERALQKGAKKLILCGAFGGERSDHSLSHMTLALAMADKGITVLLTSGFEEGWPVLPKIVSYDLPDGCLFSVIGFSDLQGLTLSGVKWPICDKNVPFGSSLTLSNRICGTFSCYLGSGKAILLVSVPIL
- a CDS encoding M48 family metalloprotease, coding for MKFAKIQLKNKVYKNRRLPIFQRNFCFCSKIYRASLISLTLLLSACHTHLPQNDMLSSDSSGTIRRASKDNIYVTLSALQHPHILQKYGGAYHNAKLERLLAKIVQKLAATLSQKDPRQHYSVTILNSENVNAFALPNGSIYITRGMLALANDCSEVAAILAHEIAHITANHGILRLQKQAELKNTKHMPSRLLTHEGNKLYNPIKEQQQLAQFSRNQELQADSIALEMLKQAGYDPFASPHFLQSMEAYSIFRHLSGTTNTSLDFLANHPTTPQRIHLARKKARKISVGHREKTDRDSFLKSIDGMIFGGSPQTGFVRENRFIHPQLRVSFSVPHNFTIENSAYTVWASGPEKIAIRFDSLPRSFERSANNYLKSGWIAGLDESSIQPITLQGLSGARARAANEQWQFDVIAILLNNHIFRFLIAAPHDSKNFAAIAAQTVQSFHTLSFSQLKKLKPLKIRVVQVKRGESVASLAKQMQNTAHKEKLFRILNALSPTQTLRAGTNVKIITE
- a CDS encoding RNA polymerase factor sigma-32 — translated: MGNLSNAVYKGSKNYGDADKSLGRDMIRSAMQAPYLERQKEHDLALRWKDKRDDEAMHQIAAAHMRLVIAIANRFKRFKMPLGDLVQEGYVGLLEAAARFEPDREVRFSTYATWWIRASIQDYILRNWSIVRGGTSSSQKALFFNLRRLRAKLVQDDSALSKQDIFRTIAEKLGVSVRDVETMDFRFSSSDNSLSVSVSENSDNPVAKMDVLVDENPLPDALIEQTIDGQRRTQWLYDALQILNERELEIIRFRRLNEEGATLEVLGEKLGISKERVRQIEARALQKLRSALLTVHSADAYEI